In the Oncorhynchus nerka isolate Pitt River linkage group LG2, Oner_Uvic_2.0, whole genome shotgun sequence genome, one interval contains:
- the LOC115141867 gene encoding myogenesis-regulating glycosidase gives MYQVVPGGAGGTVTNATPIKQKLKRDARPLVVASVLGLVLVIAAVTAWCYYIGSLRKAELLKTELLDLNKDGYIIRNQAGAIVFRMSFRSGTLDLDSCSKEGEILSCGRTSDRKLKFFIQTVFDNTVQCYRVRWEELVPSLPVEHAMTYNVSHWYGGAETAIQHWPISISGQQAPKPFVTSDIYSNRNGFGGILERYWLSSNATAIKINDSVPFHLGWNDTEKTMYFQARYHDTPYKPNPGEAPCAELSYRVCVGLDVTSIHKYMVRRYFNKPNKVPSKAMFRHPIWSTWALHKTDIDQEKLLKFAANIRKHGFNCSHLELDDRYTNHYGEFDFDLAKFPNATAMFQKLKTDGFLVSLWTHPFVNYDSENFHTCVERGLFVREPTGRLPALVSWWNGIGGILDFTNPEARDWFASHLRSLRSKYGVSSFKLDAGETNYLPWQFSTKTPLRDPSTFTRRYTEMAIPYNERAELRSGYQSQNISCFFRPIDRDSVWGYELGLKSLIPTVLTISILGYQFILPDMIGGNAYLNRTDGERTLPDRELYIRWLELSAFMPSMQFSIPPWEYDNEVVEIARKYTAIHESIVAPRVLELAGEVLDTGDPIIRPLWWIATGDETAYKIDSQFLIGDDLMVAPVLEPGKQERDIYLPAGHWRSYKGERFDIKEPLHLTDYPVDLDEIAYFVWV, from the exons ATGTACCAAGTGGTACCAGGAGGTGCAGGGGGCACAGTTACCAATGCTACACCTATCAAACAGAAACTAAAAAGGGATGCTCGTCCCCTAGTTGTAGCAAGTGTCTTAGGCTTGGTGCTGGTGATTGCTGCGGTGACCGCATGGTGCTATTACATTGGTTCTCTGCGCAAGGCTGAACTGCTTAAGACAGAACTTCTGGACCTCAACAAGGATGGCTACATCATTCGCAACCAGGCAGGGGCTATTGTCTTCAGGATGTCTTTCAG GTCTGGCACCCTGGATTTAGACTCATGTTCTAAGGAGGGGGAGATACTGAGCTGTGGGCGCACCAGTGATAGGAAACTCAAGTTTTTCATCCAGACTGTATTTGACAATACAGTCCAATGCTACCGTGTGCGTTGGGAAGAATTGGTTCCCAGTCTGCCCGTGGAGCACGCCATGACCTATAACGTCTCGCACTGGTATGGTGGAGCCGAGACTGCCATACAGCATTGGCCTATATCCATCTCCGGGCAGCAGGCACCCAAACCCTTTGTCACCAGTGATATCTACTCAAACCGAAACGGCTTTGGGGGCATCTTGGAACGCTACTGGCTCTCATCCAATGCCACGGCCATTAAGATCAATGACTCTGTGCCGTTTCATCTTGGCTGGAACGACACAGAGAAGACCATGTACTTCCAGGCGAGGTACCATGACACCCCTTACAAGCCAAACCCTGGTGAGGCACCTTGTGCTGAACTCAGCTACAGAGTCTGTGTGGGCTTGGATGTCACATCCATTCACAAGTACATGGTGCGCAGATACTTCAACAAGCCCAACAAGGTGCCTTCCAAAGCCATGttccgccatcccatctggtccACGTGGGCGCTACACAAGACTGACATAGACCAAGAGAAACTGTTGAAGTTTGCTGCCAACATCCGCAAGCATGGCTTCAACTGTAGTCACCTGGAGCTAGACGATCGCTACACAAACCACTATGGGGAATTTGATTTTGACTTGGCCAAGTTTCCCAACGCTACAGCCATGTTCCAGAAGCTCAAAACAGATGgatttctggtctctctctggacaCACCCTTTTGTCAACTATGACTCTGAGAATTTTCACACCTGTGTAGAAAGAGGGCTTTTTGTCCGAGAACCTACAGGTCGTCTTCCGGCTTTGGTAAGCTGGTGGAACGGCATCGGGGGCATTCTAGACTTTACCAACCCAGAGGCCCGTGATTGGTTCGCCTCCCACCTGCGGTCTTTACGATCCAAGTACGGAGTGTCCTCCTTCAAGCTGGACGCGGGCGAGACAAACTACTTGCCCTGGCAATTCAGCACAAAAACACCCCTTCGCGACCCTAGCACTTTCACCCGTCGCTACACCGAGATGGCTATTCCTTACAATGAGCGAGCCGAGCTGCGTTCAGGCTACCAGTCCCAGAACATCTCCTGCTTCTTCAGGCCCATTGACCGGGACTCTGTTTGGGGCTATGAGCTAGGCCTCAAGTCCCTTATTCCCACCGTGCTTACCATCAGCATTCTTGGCTACCAGTTCATCCTACCGGACATGATCGGTGGCAACGCCTATCTGAACCGCACTGATGGTGAGCGCACTTTACCGGACCGTGAGCTCTACATCCGCTGGCTGGAGCTGTCAGCTTTTATGCCCTCCATGCAGTTCTCCATCCCCCCCTGGGAGTATGATAACGAGGTGGTGGAGATCGCCCGGAAGTACACTGCTATCCATGAGAGCATAGTGGCCCCACGGGTTCTGGAACTTGCTGGGGAGGTGCTGGACACAGGAGACCCCATCATACGACCTCTGTGGTGGATCGCCACTGGCGACGAGACTGCTTATAAGATTGACTCCCAGTTCCTGATAGGGGATGACCTCATGGTGGCGCCAGTACTGGAGCCTGGAAAGCAGGAAAGGGACATTTATCTCCCGGCAGGACACTGGCGGAGCTACAAGGGAGAACGGTTTGATATTAAGGAGCCTCTGCACCTTACAGACTACCCGGTAGATCTTGATGAAATTGCTTACTTTGTCTGGGTTTAG